A stretch of DNA from Pseudopipra pipra isolate bDixPip1 chromosome 1, bDixPip1.hap1, whole genome shotgun sequence:
CAGCAAATGGTACAACCAACATACAGACATCTGTAACAGGAGTGACAGCCAGCAAACGAAGGTTTATTGATGACAGGAGAGATCAACCTTTTGATAAAAGGCTACGTTTCAGCGTGAGACAAACGGAGAGTGCGTACCGGTACAGAGACATTGTTGTCAGGAAACAAGATGGATTCACACATATTTTGCTATCAACAAAATCATctgaaaataattcattaaatCCAGAGGTCAGAACAATTCTGATTTCGGGAGGGGAAGGGTGCTGGGGGAATTCGAAGTCCTTGCCTCATTTATGCCTTTTATTCAGgcacaaacatacaaaaaacaAGATGCAGGTTCTTGCAAGTTGTTACAATTACAATTGACTTTATGCATAATTCACTTGAGTTTAAAAACTGTTATCTGACAGTGTAGAGATACTGTCTTTTATAAGACATGCAGTGATTTACGAAGTGCAACTTGAAAAAGCTTTAGCCTCAattaaggttatttttttttttctgtactggTTGCATGTGCCATCTGCTGTCCAAATTACAGAAATGCCGAATGAGTGCTTCAGTTACAGATAACATCTAATAGATCTTTCCTTAATGATTTAATTATCTTAGtctaattacatttttaaaatgcaaagcttCTAATcctttaactttcttttttttggatAATGAAGAAAGTTAACTTTTCTAATATGATGGTTGAGTGGACCCTaaggaaaaattaaagatgTCGAAGATCTCacggggggaggaaggggagagcaACATGCTACTTTTTAATGATGgattaaaataattcttatgAAATTTTTATCTTTCAGGTAATGAAGGAAGTCCAAAGTGCACTgaacacagcagctgcagatgacAGTAAACTTGTGCTGTTCAGTGCAGTTGGTAGCATTTTCTGCTGTGgtcttgattttatttattttatacgACGTTTAACAGATgatagaaaaaaggaaagcactAAGATGGCAGAAGCTATTAGGTATGTAAGATTATCTTTAGTCATCTGATGGGTATCCTTCATCATGTAACCTGGCTTGTTTTATCTTTTTCGTTTTAAAAGCCTCTAATTCAAAAAGATCACAGACATTCCCCTGTTATGAGATATGCTGTGCAGCACTTCTTTATACTTTCTGTCCCTTTCTCTTTGGGTTATCATTTCACACATcactatttttacttttaaaattgaaCGATGAAAACTGGGAGTATGGTAATAGTCCTCCAGTTAAAaccaattttaaaatacttaaatagCCTTAGGgtttcaggaaaacaaatttaataCACAAAAATACAAGATGTGCATTGAATGAGTAGCTTGATGTAGTATGTTGAGAGCAGTAAAGTGATGGATATTTTAGAGGAGTAGATTAATACTAGTGAACATCATCTCAACGCTAGGTACCAAACCtaacatttaaacaaaatgagCTGAATTACTACTAAGTAGAagaaaatatatggaaaaaagTATGTGTCTCAGAGACATGTTTTCACAGAACAAACAAGTAGCTTATCTTTTGAACACTGGTCTTGAGATTCTGGTGTCTTGTATGCTTTCAGAGTATCTGTATTCTTTCAGAGACCTGTCTTGTGTTGTTATTATCGATATTCAAGAAAAGGCTGTGTGGCATGTAAAGTCTGTGTCACTGGAGGCACAGTTGGTTCATAAAGATGATTGTAGTTATTTTTGTTAAAGgaaatttttcagtctttccgTGTATAAGTTGGTTATGCAGTAGCTTCAGATGTGGCCAGAGGCTCTTAACACTGAGCTTCTATCACTGGTTTAATTTGGACCCTTCCAGAAACCTGATCTTTCACCTATTATTCTTTGTTAATAAAATGGTCAAAGGTAACTTAGAAGACCTACAAATACACCTCCCCTTTCAAATATAATAatggtatttttcatttgtgtgcTAGAGATGATACTCTCTGGAATATTCAGACAGGATGAACATTTTCTTAAGTCTCTGGATGGGATGTTTGCATGATGACTTGTGTAAGATGGTTccagaaattttttttgcttttagctAGTTTAGCTCACTTGAATGAGTTAAGAAGCAGCATGATAACCTTTAGTGATGAATGTAATACAGTAAAATTGTCCTGtttcacagaaatacaaaagTATGTAATGCAGATAAAGAGCAAACTTTAAAATAACCTCTATATGTATACGTACACATATGCTTACTTTTTCCTGACAAGCTCTTGAAGGCGTTACTGTTTGAGAACATCCACACTTTGTGGGTACTGGAATGAATTGGCATGTTTTTGTTGACGATGAGGATGAGAATATGCATTTGTAACTTAATAACATAGTACCCAGAGCATTATGACCAACCAAGAGAAGGTAGACAAGGAGGGAAAGTTTACAGGTGTGTGATCTGTGATAATAGAGCTCTACTGTTCATGGTTggtttataattttaaaaggcagatttatttattaagaaaaGCTGTGTCCCAGTAGTCCAGAAATGCTCCTTAAGGAAAATCATTAATGCTTTGCCCATCTTCATTTATACCTTATTACCTTCACTTAAAATACATGTAGTTACCTTATACCAATGCCATACATAAATACAGTGAAAACAACTAGGGTTGTAGCCACAGTTTTGGTGCCCAGAGGTGAGGTATGGCTACAGCGTTATCTGAGAATGCTGGGAGGCATGTGAATATACCTCAAGTGACAGGTCAGCTGATACTTCTGGGAGGGGTGTTAAATCTGAACCTGCCAAACTACTGTACTTTGTTGAGCTGGGAGCAATGCTAGGCTTTTACAGAAGCAGAAgatggttgaggttggaagggtcATCTTATTCAACCTGCCTCAGCTCAAGCAAGGTCGCCTAAAACAGGTTTCCTGGGACCGTGTTtaggctgggtttttttaatgtatccAAAGATGGAGAGTCCAGGACCTTGTTGGCTGCCTgttcagtcaccctcacagtaaaaaagtgtttcctaCTGTTCAGGGGGAccttgtgtttcagtttgtgctcactgggcaccactgaaaggagcctggctctgtcccctTTGCATCacccttcaggtatttatacaTGATGACAATCCCCTGAgtcctgagccttctcttctccagactgaacagtcACAGCTTTCTCAGTCCCTGGgtcatcttggtggccctttACTCTAGACCATCTTGAGTCTCTCTTTCACTAGAGAGCCCATAACTGGCTCTGGacaccagggctgagcagaggggcaggataacctccctcagcctcctgAAACGTTCCTCCTAAAGCAGCACAGGATACTATTGGCCTTCTTTGCCACaaaggcacactgctggctcaaaTTCAACTTAGTGTCCGCCAGGAATCCTAGCTCATTTTCTGCCACGCTGCTTTCCAGCTATTTGGCTTCCAGCATATATTGGTGCCTGGGGTTGTTCCTCTCCAGGCACAGGACTTTGTACttccctttgttgaacttcatgaagttctccagcctgtcaaggtccctctggatggcaacACAACTCTCTGTTGTATCATGAGCAAACTTGTGGAGGGTACGCTCTCCCCCATCATCCAGATCATAAGTGAAGCTGTTGAACAGTGCTGGACCCATCACCGACCGCCTGGGGTGCAGCACTAATTACTGGCCTCCAACTAGGCTTCATGCCACTGGTCACTGCCCTCTGGGCCAGCCATTCAGACATTTTTCAGTCCACCTCACTGTCTGCTCATCCAGCTCATACATCAACAGCTTGACTATGAACCTCTTATGGGAGACAGTGCTAAAAGCCTCACTGTCTCTgtagacaatatccactgctcttccctcatccaccaaaTAACCACCTCATTGTGGAAGGTTGTCAGGTTGGTTTTGAAAGTGATATTACTGTGGAGATTAATTATTACGGAGTTTTCAAGGGCTGGTATATTTTACTCTCTTGATATATGTAGTGAGTGcatgtttctgtttctcttcaggAATTTTGTGAATACTTTTATTCAGTTTAAGAAGCCTATCATTGTAGCAGTAAATGGCCCAGCCATTGGACTTGGAGCGTCTATATTGCCTCTGTGTGACGTGGTTTGGGCTAACGAGAAGGCTTGGTTTCAGACACCATACACTACTTTTGGACAAAGTCCAGATGGATGTTCATCCCTTACATTCCCTCGGATAATGGGCCTGGCTTCTGTAAGTAGCTTGCAGGGTAGGGGCCGACAGCTTCACAGTTCAGTTGTGATAATTTATCCAGCGTGATTTCAAGACTTTTTGcctttgctgtgttgtctttttcttagttttttttctttctctcatgaAAACCTTTCATGAGAAACCACTCTTTATAGCTTCTCTGCTCCATGCTCTTACAAGCTAGTCTTCACCTGCATGCACGGAACAGAAAGAAGGTGTGGGACTAAATCCCACATCATGGGCACCTTTAACCCTGATGGTGTGGGAAGGGTTATGTCCTGTATACCAAGACACaccttccctgcctgtgcctctGAAGATCAGCCAGCAGTGTCTTGCGTTCAGCACAGCATCAGAGTGTAGCAGAGAACGGGCTGCTCTGCCCTCGGTGTCATTACATGGCAGAGCACTGTGTTACCACCCAGCAGCAGTCTTACGCTAGTATGCAAAATAAGTATTTCAGCTTCCATGCACCCGTAAcaaaaaagctatttaaaaacCTCTTACCTACATTATTTTCATGTTCCTTAGTGTTTTTCATGCTGTGTTCTTTGAAAACTTAGACCCACGTCACATTCCAGTTTGACCAGTATGAAACAAGTGCTCGTAGCTACACCTCTTTTTCCAAATTTGCTGTTTATTGTAAAAGCCAGTTTTTTCCCTGTAGGTATTTATTGATTTAAAGATATAGATTTCAATATACTAAAGCACCACTTTGAT
This window harbors:
- the CDYL gene encoding chromodomain Y-like protein isoform X5, whose translation is MEALAANGTTNIQTSVTGVTASKRRFIDDRRDQPFDKRLRFSVRQTESAYRYRDIVVRKQDGFTHILLSTKSSENNSLNPEVMKEVQSALNTAAADDSKLVLFSAVGSIFCCGLDFIYFIRRLTDDRKKESTKMAEAIRNFVNTFIQFKKPIIVAVNGPAIGLGASILPLCDVVWANEKAWFQTPYTTFGQSPDGCSSLTFPRIMGLASANEMLFSGRKLTAQEACAKGLVSQVFWPGTFTQEVMVRIKELVTCHSVVLEESKALVRNIMKVELEQANEKECEVLKKIWGSAQGMDSMLKYLQNRIDEF